TGTCGAGCGACGGCTTGAACACCTGCACCCGCTGTCGGGCGATCACCGCCCGCCGCAGCCGCCGCACCAGCTCCTCGCTCTTGCCGGAGAACATCCCCCCGGCGATCACCTCGATCTGCCCCGCCCCCTCGTGCCGCGCGTGCATGAAGCCTCCATCGCTCTCGGTTCCCGGAGAACCCGGAAGCGCGAGGATAGCGCGGCCGCGCCCGCGCATGGCGCACCGCCCGCTCGGCTCGCCGAACGAGCCAAGCCTCTTGGGTCGACTGGTAGGGAGGGTCTCCTTGCGGGGCTTCCCGTCAACCGGTACGGCAGCGGGAGCCTTCGCACGACTCCGGGGGGGACCTAGTCGCCGAACAACTGCCCGCGACTCGCCGTTCCGATCAAGACCGACCTGGGGGGACCGATCCGTCGAAGCCCCGCAAGGAGGATTCTGCGGCAGACGCGACATCGAGATGCCGAGCATGCCTTTCGCCGAGTATCCTCACTCCGAAGAGTCCGAAATACAACCGAATTCGGCCCAAGTTGCACCAAAGGGCAACGCCGTGCCACCGCCTCTCACACCGCCGCGACGAGCCATCCCTTGGCCTTCGCCAGCTCGGCGTTGAGCAGGCTCGCGCCGGCGGCGCCGCGCTCGGCGTTGTGACCGAGGAGCGTCATCTTCAGGCCGAGCAGCGGACACGGGCGAAGGCGTCCGACGTGGACCGCCATGCCGTCGTTCTCGTCGAGATCGAGCCGCGGCTGCGGGCGGTCCGGAGCCTCGTGGACGACGAGCGGCGGCTGCGGCGCCGAAGGCAGGGAGAGACGCTGCGCTTCGCCGCGGAAGCTCGTCAGCGCGTCGCGCACTGCGACGAGCGAAGGATCGCCCGCGAGGCGCACGGAGACCGCCTCGGTGTGTCCGTCGGCCACCGGCACGCGGTGGCAGGCGGCGGAGATCAGCGCGAGCAGCGGCTCGACCGCCTCGTCGGCGACTCGACCGAGCATCTTGGCGACCTCCTCCTCGACCTTCTCCTCTTCACCGCGAATGTAGGGAATGACGTTGCCGAGCAGATCGAGGCTCGGCACGCCGGGGTAGCCGGCGCCGCTCGCGGCCTGCATCGAGACCATGTGGACCGCCTCGATGCCGAAGGCCGCCTGGAGCGGCGCGAGCGCCGAGACCAGAATTGTCGCCGTGCAATTCGGGTTGCAGACGATCGCCCCCGGCCAGCCGCGCTCGCGTCGCTGCCGATCGACCAGGACGAGTTGCTCGGGGTTGACCTCCGGCACGAGCAGCGGCACGTCGGGCTCCATGCGGAAGGCCGAGGCGTTCGAGAAGACCCACGAACCGGCAGCGGCGAACGTGGGCTCGATCTCGCGCGCCGGCGCGGTGTCGAGCGCCGAGAAGACCACCGGAGCTGCGGCGCGATCCGCCGCCGCCTCGACGAGAATCCGGTCGCCGAAGCCGGCGTACGGCTCGCCGCGCAGGCGCCACGCGCAAGCGTCGCGGTAGCTCTTGCCGGCGTTGCGATCGCTCGCGGCGAGGTGGCGGATCTCGAACCACGGATGGCGCGCCAGGCGTCGCACGAAACGCTGGCCGACGACGCCGGTGGCGCCGAGCACGGTGACGGGGATGCGGTTGCTCATCGGCTCACTCCTGATGTCGATTCCATTCGCCGCGCAGGGCACGGCGCAGTCGTTCGCCCTCGGGGGCGAGCGGCTCAGCGAGCAGCGGCCGCGCCATCGCTTCGGCGAGCGCGGCCGGCAGCGCCACGCCGTCGGCGGTGACGTCGAACTTCGCCGGGTGGGCCGTCGCGTAGAAGAGCCCGGTCTCGCCCGGCGCGAGCACCTGTCGCAGGACCGCCGAAGCGACCGCGCCGTGTGGATCGGCCGCATAGCCGACCGCGGCGAGCCAGGCGATTTCGGCGAGCGTTCCGGCGTCGTCGACGCTCCCCCAGCG
This genomic window from Holophagales bacterium contains:
- the asd gene encoding aspartate-semialdehyde dehydrogenase — its product is MSNRIPVTVLGATGVVGQRFVRRLARHPWFEIRHLAASDRNAGKSYRDACAWRLRGEPYAGFGDRILVEAAADRAAAPVVFSALDTAPAREIEPTFAAAGSWVFSNASAFRMEPDVPLLVPEVNPEQLVLVDRQRRERGWPGAIVCNPNCTATILVSALAPLQAAFGIEAVHMVSMQAASGAGYPGVPSLDLLGNVIPYIRGEEEKVEEEVAKMLGRVADEAVEPLLALISAACHRVPVADGHTEAVSVRLAGDPSLVAVRDALTSFRGEAQRLSLPSAPQPPLVVHEAPDRPQPRLDLDENDGMAVHVGRLRPCPLLGLKMTLLGHNAERGAAGASLLNAELAKAKGWLVAAV